From Butyricimonas paravirosa, one genomic window encodes:
- the nadD gene encoding nicotinate (nicotinamide) nucleotide adenylyltransferase, with product MKQGKEKKSGPVIGLFFGSFNPIHNGHVGIARYLLEKKLCAEVWFVVSPCNPFKVDRFLLPETERFEIVKAAIKGIPGMKACDIEFSMPKPSYTVDTLRVLFDRYPGQQFALIIGGDNVLDFPKWKEHRWIEGHCDIFVYPRSGIITSIEGFTNMTFVDAPLFPLSATEIREMIRKGDDISSLVPSEALSLIWKLYSK from the coding sequence ATGAAACAAGGTAAGGAAAAGAAAAGCGGACCTGTTATCGGACTTTTTTTCGGATCGTTTAACCCGATCCATAACGGGCACGTGGGAATTGCTCGTTACCTGTTGGAAAAAAAGTTGTGTGCGGAAGTGTGGTTTGTGGTCAGTCCTTGTAACCCGTTTAAAGTAGATCGATTCCTTTTGCCGGAGACCGAGCGTTTCGAGATCGTGAAGGCTGCCATCAAAGGAATTCCCGGAATGAAAGCCTGTGATATCGAATTTTCAATGCCTAAACCTTCCTACACGGTGGATACCTTACGGGTTTTGTTTGATCGATACCCCGGTCAACAATTTGCTTTGATCATCGGGGGGGATAACGTACTGGATTTCCCGAAATGGAAGGAGCATCGTTGGATCGAGGGACATTGTGATATTTTTGTTTATCCCCGTTCAGGTATTATCACTTCTATTGAAGGATTTACGAACATGACGTTCGTTGATGCCCCTTTGTTTCCCTTGTCTGCCACCGAGATCCGAGAAATGATCCGAAAAGGAGATGATATTTCAAGCTTGGTTCCAAGCGAGGCTTTATCGTTGATTTGGAAACTGTATTCAAAATAA
- the gmk gene encoding guanylate kinase: MKKKVIIFSAPSGSGKSTIVNYLLAKDFGLEFSVSATCRAPRGEEKHGKEYYFFSTDEFKERIEAEDFLEWEEVYPGCFYGTLKSELERIWKAGHAVVFDVDVVGGVNIKKIFGDQALSVFIKAPSVEVLRQRLIGRGTDSMEKIEQRVAKAEYEMTFADKFDVVIVNDNLDTALAEAEKAVRDFLK, translated from the coding sequence ATGAAAAAGAAGGTAATCATATTTTCAGCACCTAGCGGATCGGGGAAGAGTACGATCGTGAATTACTTGCTGGCGAAGGATTTCGGGTTGGAGTTTTCGGTGTCTGCAACGTGCAGGGCGCCCCGGGGAGAAGAGAAACACGGGAAAGAGTATTATTTCTTTTCAACGGATGAGTTTAAAGAAAGAATTGAGGCGGAGGATTTCCTAGAGTGGGAAGAGGTCTATCCGGGATGTTTCTACGGGACGCTGAAGAGTGAACTGGAGCGAATTTGGAAGGCTGGTCATGCCGTGGTATTTGACGTGGATGTTGTTGGAGGGGTGAATATCAAGAAAATATTCGGGGATCAGGCGCTATCTGTTTTTATTAAAGCTCCTTCCGTGGAGGTCTTGCGGCAACGGTTGATCGGACGGGGTACGGATTCAATGGAGAAGATAGAGCAACGTGTGGCTAAAGCGGAGTATGAAATGACATTTGCTGATAAATTTGACGTGGTCATTGTGAATGACAATTTAGATACGGCTTTAGCCGAAGCTGAAAAGGCGGTAAGGGATTTTTTGAAATAA